In Panacibacter ginsenosidivorans, the following proteins share a genomic window:
- a CDS encoding class I SAM-dependent methyltransferase, giving the protein MTEAEKLSMFENRLLKVYKHKSKLARRQNIACYRVYDHDMPEFPFCIELYEDKVYLAEYLRHHGMTDEEHDVWLDACIALIGKLLDVPESKIYVRQRKKMSHRTEDQYEKLNEQKDFFTVEENGLKFLVNLTDYLDTGLFLDHRITRQMVREQSKDKRVLNLFCYTGSFSVYAAAGEAASVTSVDLSKTYLQWAEDNFIINRFKDKTKYQFVHADVKQWLKTLQPDSFDLVIMDPPTFSNSKRMKDFLDIQRDHVELLNDVLHATTKEGVVYFSTNYTKFILEQDKINAASVKDITKATTPFDFEGKLKRWCYKIIR; this is encoded by the coding sequence ATGACGGAAGCGGAAAAACTTTCGATGTTTGAGAACCGTTTGCTGAAAGTATATAAGCACAAAAGCAAACTTGCCAGGCGGCAGAACATCGCATGCTATCGTGTGTATGATCATGATATGCCCGAATTCCCTTTCTGCATTGAATTATATGAAGACAAAGTTTACCTGGCAGAATACCTGCGCCATCATGGTATGACTGATGAAGAGCATGATGTATGGCTTGATGCATGCATTGCATTAATTGGCAAACTGCTCGATGTTCCTGAATCAAAGATCTATGTACGGCAAAGAAAAAAAATGAGTCACCGCACAGAAGACCAGTATGAAAAGCTCAATGAACAAAAAGATTTTTTTACTGTAGAGGAGAATGGTTTAAAGTTCCTGGTAAATCTTACCGATTATTTAGACACCGGTTTGTTTCTTGACCATCGTATCACGAGACAAATGGTAAGAGAGCAATCAAAAGATAAACGTGTATTGAATTTATTTTGCTACACAGGTTCATTCTCGGTCTATGCCGCTGCAGGCGAAGCTGCATCTGTAACTTCTGTTGATCTTTCTAAAACATATTTGCAATGGGCAGAAGATAATTTTATAATTAATCGTTTTAAAGACAAAACCAAATATCAATTTGTTCACGCTGATGTAAAGCAATGGCTGAAGACATTACAGCCGGATAGTTTTGATTTGGTGATTATGGACCCGCCAACATTCAGCAACAGTAAGCGCATGAAAGATTTTCTCGACATTCAAAGAGATCATGTGGAATTATTGAATGATGTGTTGCATGCAACAACAAAAGAAGGCGTTGTTTACTTTAGCACCAACTATACGAAATTTATTTTAGAGCAGGATAAGATCAATGCTGCATCTGTGAAAGATATTACCAAAGCAACGACCCCATTTGACTTTGAAGGGAAATTGAAAAGATGGTGTTATAAGATCATCAGGTGA
- a CDS encoding cupin domain-containing protein has protein sequence MQKVNLLEKFELFTDHWSPKIVGELNGQHIKLVKFKGPFTWHHHDHEDELFYVVKGSFIMELRDKDIELNEGDFLIVPRGVEHRPNAPEEVWVMLFEPATTLNTGNTENEFTKKELDII, from the coding sequence ATGCAAAAGGTTAACCTGTTGGAAAAATTTGAATTGTTTACAGATCATTGGTCACCGAAGATTGTTGGTGAGCTAAATGGTCAGCACATAAAGCTGGTAAAATTCAAAGGGCCTTTTACATGGCATCATCACGATCATGAAGATGAATTGTTTTATGTAGTGAAAGGAAGTTTTATAATGGAGCTGCGTGATAAAGATATTGAACTTAATGAAGGTGATTTTCTTATAGTGCCTCGTGGTGTTGAACACAGACCAAATGCACCGGAAGAAGTTTGGGTAATGTTGTTTGAACCCGCAACAACACTAAATACAGGTAATACAGAAAATGAATTCACAAAGAAGGAGCTTGACATTATATGA
- the coaE gene encoding dephospho-CoA kinase (Dephospho-CoA kinase (CoaE) performs the final step in coenzyme A biosynthesis.): MPLKVGITGGIGSGKTTVINIFKTLGIPVFDADAAAKKAMHENIDVKKKIIELFGESAYINNELDRKYIAGIVFNDALKLEQLNAIVHPVTIAMAEEWMQQQTSHYVLKEAAILFESGAAAGLDYVIGVFAPQHIRIQRTMNRDKVSREEVLKRMAKQIDEHMKMKLCDFVITNDEQQLVIPQVLKVHEKLLSIKNERDAKG, encoded by the coding sequence ATGCCTCTTAAAGTTGGAATTACCGGTGGAATAGGAAGTGGAAAAACTACCGTGATCAATATTTTTAAAACGCTTGGTATTCCTGTGTTTGACGCAGATGCTGCCGCGAAAAAAGCCATGCATGAAAATATAGATGTGAAAAAAAAGATTATTGAATTGTTTGGTGAGAGTGCTTATATAAACAATGAACTTGATAGAAAATATATTGCCGGTATAGTGTTTAATGATGCACTTAAACTGGAGCAATTAAATGCGATTGTGCATCCTGTTACGATTGCAATGGCGGAAGAGTGGATGCAACAACAAACGTCTCATTACGTGTTGAAAGAAGCAGCTATATTGTTTGAATCGGGTGCAGCAGCAGGATTAGATTATGTTATTGGCGTATTTGCGCCCCAACATATAAGAATTCAACGGACAATGAATCGTGATAAAGTGAGCAGGGAAGAAGTGTTGAAGCGTATGGCAAAGCAAATTGACGAACACATGAAGATGAAACTTTGTGATTTTGTAATTACAAATGATGAGCAACAGTTAGTGATTCCACAAGTGTTGAAGGTGCATGAAAAATTATTGTCTATAAAAAATGAACGTGATGCAAAAGGTTAA
- the rfbD gene encoding dTDP-4-dehydrorhamnose reductase — MEKPVIIVSGKNGQLGNELNDIANNYALFEFHFFDRTELDIANTEAINTAFEKFKPTYFINTAAYTAVDKAEAEQEQAYLINAEATGNIAKACKAWSTKLIHVSTDYVFSGKGTKPYKEDDATDPVNYYGYTKWIGEQLALQNNPQTIVIRTSWVYSVYGNNFVKTMMRLMKDRTDINVVNDQYGSPTYAKDLAEAIIQIIVQNNFQPGIYHFSNSGEINWHTFASAIKDAKHFNCNVHAIPSSQYPTPAKRPAYSVMSKEKIVNVYNIQLKPWQQSLAACLGKL, encoded by the coding sequence CTGTTATCATTGTTTCAGGAAAAAATGGTCAGCTTGGTAATGAGCTGAATGATATTGCCAACAACTATGCTCTATTCGAATTTCATTTCTTCGACAGAACAGAACTTGATATTGCAAATACAGAAGCTATCAACACCGCATTTGAGAAGTTTAAACCAACATATTTCATCAACACTGCTGCATATACAGCGGTTGATAAAGCTGAAGCTGAACAGGAGCAGGCATATCTTATCAATGCAGAAGCAACAGGTAATATCGCAAAAGCATGTAAAGCTTGGAGCACAAAGCTTATACACGTTTCCACTGATTATGTTTTTAGCGGAAAAGGCACAAAGCCATATAAAGAAGATGATGCGACTGATCCTGTAAATTATTATGGTTACACCAAATGGATCGGAGAGCAGCTTGCATTACAAAACAATCCGCAGACAATCGTCATACGCACATCATGGGTATATAGTGTGTACGGAAATAACTTTGTAAAAACGATGATGCGGTTAATGAAAGATCGCACAGATATTAATGTTGTTAACGATCAATATGGTTCTCCAACTTATGCAAAAGATCTTGCCGAGGCTATCATACAGATCATTGTACAAAATAATTTTCAGCCCGGCATTTATCATTTCAGTAACAGCGGCGAAATAAACTGGCATACCTTTGCAAGTGCTATAAAAGATGCAAAACATTTTAACTGCAATGTCCATGCAATTCCTTCTTCGCAATATCCTACACCTGCAAAACGGCCTGCATACTCTGTTATGAGTAAAGAGAAAATCGTTAACGTTTATAACATTCAATTAAAGCCGTGGCAGCAAAGTCTTGCAGCGTGTCTTGGTAAGTTGTAA